The Clostridia bacterium genome segment TGCCTCCACCTTCCCCCGTTCTGCACGCGGCGCCGTGCGGCTGCGCGCCCGCGGCCGCCGCTCCCGGCCGCGTCCCCCACGCGACCGGCGTTCACCGCGATTGGATCATTTTCAGTGGTATTGAAACCGAGAAATACGCGCTCCTGTGGAAAACTCCTTCTGGCGCGCGGTAAAAGAAAGGTCCCGGCCCACATCGGGACGGGACCGCACCGGACGCACCATCGGCAGCAGCCGGGCTAATACGATGGCGGCGTCACCGTGATCAAGAGCCGGCACGGCTTCGTGCCGGGGTTGTAGTAGCGGTGCGGGTGGCGGCTGTCGAAGTAGACGCAGTCGCCCTCGCGCAGATCCACGCGCTCCCCCGCGATCTCCACCACCGCGCGGCCGTCCAGCACCATCACGGCCTCCTCCGCCGCGTGGCTCCAGGGCTCCAGGGAGGACCACTGCTTCGCCGCCAGAGTGGCCGCGAGCACCTCGAACTTGTGGTAGCCGCCGGGCGTCACCCGCTCGTAGACGACCTGCGCGCCCTGCCCCTGGATGCGCTTGCGCGTGCGCGCCCGCTCCACGCGGTACAGCGCGTCCGGTTCATCGTCGCTGAACAGGCTGAACATCGGCGTGTCCAACGCCTGGCAGATCCTGCGCAGATTCTCCAGGGACACGTTGACCTGGTCGCGCTCGACCATGCTGATGAAGCTGCGCGACAGGCCCGTGCGCTCCGCCAGGTCCTTGAGGCTGAGGCTGCGCGCCTCGCGCAGTTTCCGAAGCTTCGCCCCGATCTGCAACGTCCGCTCCCCCTGTGCGGTAGGAATCGCGTCCCCGAACGGTGAACCTTGCGGTTTGACGGGTAGTTCAGTATAGATTACAAGCGTTCAGTATTCTAGTACGGACCGAGGAAAGAAGGGACGCCATGGTTCCACGGCCCAACATTTCGACACCCGAAGCCTTTCGGGCTCACTTTCCCATATTCCTCCAGCGAGTTCACCTGGCATCGTGTTCGCAGGGAGCCGTCTCGCTAGACGCGCTTCAGGCGCTGGACGACTACCGCGCGACGCTGCGCGAGGACGGCGCAGCCTGGGACCGCTGGATGGCGCAGGTCGAGGCGGCGCGCCGCGCCTTCGCCCGTCTGATCGGCGCGTCGCCGGAAGAGGTGGCGATCGTGCCGAGCGCCTCCGCCGGCGCGGCCGCGGTGGCGTCCGCGCTGTTCCCCGGCGCCCCCGATTCGACACGCCGCGTCATCGTGACGAGCGACCTCGAATTTCCGTCCATCGCCCACGTGTGGCTGGCCCAGCGGAGCCGCCGTGGGGACGTCCGCTTCGTCCGCAGCGAGAACGGCATCATCGACGCCGCCCGCTGGGCCGAGGCCATCGGGCCTGACACGCGCCTCGTCTCCGCCCACACCGTGACCTTCACCAACGGCGCGCGCAATGACCTGGACGCGATCGTGCGCCGCGCCCACGAGGCCGGAGCGCTGGTCTTCGCCGACGCGTACCAGGGCGCCGGCGTGGTGCCCATTGACGTCCGCCGCACGCCCGTGGACTTCCTCGTGGCCGGCGCGCTGAAGTACCTCCTCGCCGTTCCAGGAATTGCCTTCCTCTACGTTCGTGCCGAGGTGGCCGAATCCCTGTTCCCCTCCGTGACGGGCTGGTT includes the following:
- a CDS encoding helix-turn-helix transcriptional regulator, with protein sequence MQIGAKLRKLREARSLSLKDLAERTGLSRSFISMVERDQVNVSLENLRRICQALDTPMFSLFSDDEPDALYRVERARTRKRIQGQGAQVVYERVTPGGYHKFEVLAATLAAKQWSSLEPWSHAAEEAVMVLDGRAVVEIAGERVDLREGDCVYFDSRHPHRYYNPGTKPCRLLITVTPPSY
- a CDS encoding aminotransferase class V-fold PLP-dependent enzyme, which codes for MVPRPNISTPEAFRAHFPIFLQRVHLASCSQGAVSLDALQALDDYRATLREDGAAWDRWMAQVEAARRAFARLIGASPEEVAIVPSASAGAAAVASALFPGAPDSTRRVIVTSDLEFPSIAHVWLAQRSRRGDVRFVRSENGIIDAARWAEAIGPDTRLVSAHTVTFTNGARNDLDAIVRRAHEAGALVFADAYQGAGVVPIDVRRTPVDFLVAGALKYLLAVPGIAFLYVRAEVAESLFPSVTGWFGQRDPYAFDPFTLEPAPAALRFQGGTPAVPAAYAAAASIGLIASVGVERIWAHVQRLAARLTDRLRAAGVPLFSPLDAKTRGPQVAALVPNPEATAQALAREGFVVSPRGRAVRISLHYYNTDDDIDGVADALTALVRATSA